The Chitinophagaceae bacterium genome window below encodes:
- a CDS encoding dipeptide epimerase → MNIRYKKTELPFRYPFTISKGTKTHQPAFVVELENRGAKGYGEAPAIAYYNIPVEKMMEDLERKKMFVEKFAFMEPERYWHYLHHLFPQNHFLVCALDIAAWDMYGKLRNKPLYQLWNLDFSKAPICDYTIGIDTVEKMVEKMKEKPWPIYKIKVGVPGDVELVTELRKHTDAVFRVDANAGWTLEEALQKIPLLKELGVEFVEQPLAKDNWEGMKVLYKESPLPLIADEACVYESDVEKCQHHFHGINIKLTKCSGITPGLRMISKARELEMKVMIGCMNECTIGSAAIAHLAPLVDYIDMDGPLLLAEDLATGITYDYGKVGVSDKPGLGIELNEPF, encoded by the coding sequence TTGAATATTCGGTATAAAAAAACAGAGCTCCCTTTTCGATATCCTTTCACTATTTCGAAGGGAACAAAAACACATCAGCCGGCATTTGTCGTTGAGCTGGAAAACCGTGGGGCAAAGGGTTACGGCGAAGCGCCTGCCATTGCTTATTACAATATTCCCGTTGAGAAAATGATGGAAGACCTTGAACGCAAAAAAATGTTTGTTGAAAAATTTGCGTTCATGGAGCCAGAACGTTACTGGCATTACTTACATCATTTATTTCCACAAAATCATTTTCTTGTTTGTGCATTGGATATTGCTGCATGGGATATGTATGGAAAACTCCGCAACAAACCATTGTATCAACTCTGGAATTTAGATTTCAGCAAAGCACCCATCTGTGATTATACCATAGGCATCGATACAGTTGAAAAAATGGTGGAGAAGATGAAAGAAAAGCCATGGCCCATTTATAAAATAAAAGTAGGTGTGCCCGGCGATGTTGAATTGGTAACCGAATTACGAAAGCATACAGATGCGGTGTTTCGTGTTGATGCCAATGCTGGCTGGACTTTGGAAGAAGCCCTTCAGAAAATTCCTTTACTAAAAGAGCTGGGAGTAGAATTTGTAGAACAACCTCTTGCAAAAGATAACTGGGAGGGAATGAAAGTTTTGTATAAAGAATCTCCGTTACCATTAATTGCTGATGAGGCCTGCGTGTATGAAAGCGATGTAGAAAAATGTCAGCATCATTTTCACGGCATTAATATTAAACTCACTAAATGCAGCGGAATTACTCCTGGCTTACGAATGATCAGCAAGGCAAGGGAACTGGAGATGAAAGTCATGATTGGTTGTATGAATGAATGCACAATCGGTTCAGCAGCTATTGCACACCTTGCTCCATTGGTTGACTATATTGATATGGATGGACCTCTATTACTTGCAGAAGATCTTGCAACTGGTATCACATACGATTATGGCAAAGTAGGAGTGAGTGATAAACCCGGTTTGGGAATTGAACTCAACGAACCGTTTTAA
- a CDS encoding 4-alpha-glucanotransferase, which produces MKIQFYLRFFTKYGQSLFITGNCAQLGNNDLSAAIPMQYLTDEFWTATTELGKDFENELQYNYLLKNENGESILEWGDDRIVEVMKLAVDEVTLIDTWNHAGEFENAFYTQPFQEVLLPKAAPVKPHSLKSVTHIFKAKAPLLKEDEVLCIAGSNASLGTWKTEEPVLMQREGNWWTAKLNLSSESFPVAYKYGVFNIKTKTFVLFETGNNRILYDSYGKKKISILHDGFAQLPNNTWKGAGVAIHVFSLRTQKSTGVGEFTDINALVDWAKKVGMKVIQILPVNDTTATNTWMDSYPYAAISAFALHPMFVNLEEMAGDANHNAIKSIRKKQKELNELPEMDYEAVMKLKWAVIKELYALQKDEMHEDLKFFEFFDLNRHWLVPYAAFSYQRDKYKTPDFNQWKTLSVYSEEEIQKFVAPGQKHYDEIAIHYFVQYHLHLQLKDAAEYAHRNSVILKGDIPIGIYRNSCDAWVEPELYNMSMQAGAPPDDFAVKGQNWGFPTYNWQRMMDDDFRWWRRRFEQMSNYFDAFRIDHILGFFRIWSIPMHAVEGILGYFVPATPVHISEFSQKGLWFDYQRLCRPYINDSVLAEVMGGDTEILKPYLNHIDNGYFELKEEFNTQRKVEAWFEKQEKDEVNNRIKIGLYDCISNVILFEVEGSQAQQFHFRISMSSTISFKHLDGDTKAKLEDLYVNYFFKRQDEAWRKEAIAKLPYLKRSTNMLICGEDLGMVPDCVPDVMKQLGMLSLEIQRMPKDPKKQFFHPADAPYLSVVTPSTHDMSTIRGWWEEDRAQTQKFYNSELGQFGEAPYFCEPWIVQSIIAQHLQSPAMWSIFQVQELLGMSEKLRRENPNDERINVPANPKHYWRYRMHISLEDLIKEDEFNDELKRYVVLSGRG; this is translated from the coding sequence ATGAAGATTCAGTTTTATCTCCGCTTCTTTACTAAGTATGGCCAAAGCCTGTTTATTACGGGGAATTGTGCCCAGCTGGGTAACAACGATTTGTCCGCAGCCATACCCATGCAATACCTTACAGACGAATTCTGGACGGCTACCACTGAGTTAGGTAAAGACTTTGAAAACGAACTGCAATATAACTACCTGCTTAAAAATGAAAATGGTGAAAGCATCCTTGAATGGGGCGATGACAGAATAGTTGAAGTAATGAAATTAGCAGTTGATGAAGTAACCCTGATTGATACATGGAATCATGCAGGCGAATTTGAAAATGCGTTTTACACACAGCCTTTCCAGGAAGTGTTGCTGCCAAAAGCAGCACCCGTCAAACCGCATTCACTTAAATCTGTTACACATATTTTTAAAGCAAAAGCTCCATTACTGAAAGAAGATGAGGTGCTTTGTATTGCAGGGAGCAATGCAAGTCTCGGCACATGGAAAACAGAAGAGCCTGTATTAATGCAGCGTGAAGGAAACTGGTGGACAGCTAAACTTAACTTATCAAGCGAAAGTTTTCCTGTTGCTTATAAATATGGAGTGTTTAATATCAAAACAAAAACCTTTGTACTTTTTGAAACAGGCAACAACCGTATCTTATATGACAGCTACGGCAAAAAGAAAATCAGTATTCTGCATGATGGTTTTGCCCAATTGCCGAATAACACATGGAAAGGTGCCGGAGTAGCCATTCATGTTTTCAGTTTACGTACACAAAAAAGTACTGGAGTTGGTGAGTTTACCGATATCAACGCATTGGTTGACTGGGCGAAGAAAGTGGGCATGAAAGTGATCCAGATTCTTCCTGTCAATGATACAACAGCAACCAACACCTGGATGGATTCTTATCCTTATGCTGCTATCTCAGCGTTTGCATTGCATCCAATGTTTGTGAATCTTGAAGAAATGGCTGGCGATGCCAATCATAATGCCATTAAATCAATCAGAAAAAAACAGAAGGAACTGAATGAGTTGCCTGAGATGGATTATGAAGCAGTGATGAAATTGAAATGGGCAGTGATCAAAGAATTGTATGCTTTGCAAAAAGATGAGATGCATGAGGATCTGAAGTTCTTCGAGTTCTTTGATCTTAACCGTCACTGGCTGGTGCCTTATGCTGCATTCAGTTATCAGCGTGATAAATATAAAACACCCGATTTCAATCAATGGAAAACACTCAGTGTTTATAGTGAAGAGGAAATACAAAAGTTTGTTGCCCCCGGACAAAAGCATTACGATGAAATTGCCATTCATTATTTTGTACAGTATCATCTGCATCTTCAATTAAAAGATGCTGCAGAATACGCACATCGAAACAGTGTGATTTTAAAGGGTGATATTCCTATTGGTATTTACCGTAACAGTTGCGATGCATGGGTTGAACCTGAATTATACAACATGAGCATGCAGGCTGGTGCACCTCCTGATGATTTTGCAGTGAAAGGACAGAACTGGGGCTTTCCCACATATAACTGGCAACGGATGATGGATGATGATTTCAGATGGTGGCGCAGAAGGTTTGAGCAGATGAGTAATTACTTTGATGCATTCCGTATTGATCATATTCTTGGTTTCTTCCGCATCTGGAGTATTCCGATGCATGCTGTAGAAGGTATTCTCGGATACTTTGTACCGGCTACACCTGTTCATATCAGTGAATTCAGTCAGAAGGGATTGTGGTTCGATTATCAACGTTTATGCCGTCCGTATATCAATGATTCTGTATTGGCTGAAGTAATGGGAGGCGATACAGAAATATTGAAACCATATCTGAATCATATTGATAACGGATACTTTGAACTGAAAGAAGAATTCAATACACAGCGCAAAGTAGAAGCCTGGTTTGAAAAACAGGAAAAGGATGAAGTGAACAACCGCATCAAAATAGGATTGTATGATTGTATCAGCAATGTGATTTTGTTTGAAGTGGAAGGAAGCCAGGCGCAGCAGTTTCATTTCCGCATCAGCATGAGTTCAACCATTTCATTCAAACATCTTGATGGGGATACAAAAGCAAAACTGGAAGATTTATATGTAAACTATTTCTTTAAGCGCCAGGATGAAGCATGGAGAAAAGAAGCTATTGCAAAATTGCCTTATCTCAAACGTTCCACCAATATGCTCATTTGTGGTGAAGATTTGGGTATGGTGCCTGATTGTGTTCCTGATGTAATGAAACAACTGGGTATGCTGAGTCTGGAAATTCAGCGCATGCCAAAAGACCCGAAGAAACAGTTCTTCCATCCCGCAGATGCACCTTACTTAAGTGTAGTTACACCAAGTACACATGATATGAGTACGATTCGTGGCTGGTGGGAAGAAGACAGGGCACAAACACAGAAATTTTATAACAGTGAATTGGGGCAGTTTGGTGAAGCTCCTTATTTCTGTGAACCATGGATTGTTCAGAGTATCATTGCTCAGCATTTGCAGTCACCTGCTATGTGGAGTATTTTCCAGGTACAGGAATTGCTGGGCATGAGTGAAAAGCTGCGGAGAGAAAATCCGAATGATGAACGCATCAATGTACCAGCCAATCCAAAACATTACTGGAGATATAGGATGCATATTTCACTGGAAGATCTGATCAAAGAAGATGAATTCAATGATGAGTTGAAAAGATATGTGGTGTTGAGTGGGAGAGGATGA
- a CDS encoding glycoside hydrolase family 3 C-terminal domain-containing protein has protein sequence MFKNYFLAAVLLLLSISQLVTVAAQKKTISQKVDSVLKLMTLEEKIGQMNQYNDDHVATGPVTPDNNKIGQIKNGQVGSLLNTVGVERTRSWQQIAMQSRLKIPLLFGQDVIHGYKTTFPIPLAEACSWDLNAIQLTARIAATEASAAGIHWTFAPMVDIARDPRWGRVMEGAGEDTYLGSQIAYARVKGFQGNKLGDINAVMACAKHFAAYGAAIGGRDYNSVDMSDRMLWETYLPPFKSALDAGAATFMNSFNDLNGVPATGNKYLQRDILKGKWGFKGFVVSDWGSIGEMINHGNVKNQYEAALSAITAGSDMDMESRCYKNSLVQLIKDGKVPMALIDDAVRRILRKKFELGLFDDPYKFCNEAREQAALNNPAHVKVAREAGAKSIVLLKNQNNLLPLSKNTKTIAFIGPLVKAVKQNKGFWDVEVPGVDSNYIVTQWEGLQNKVGSGTILLYAKGCDIEGTNKDGFAEAVAIAKQSDVVILSIGERRDMSGEAKSRSNLSIPGVQEDLLKELLATGKPVVVLINAGRPLVFNYTADNAPAILYTWWLGSEAGNAIADVLFGDYNPSAKLAMTFPRSVGQIPIYYSYFNTGRPATNDSNRHYNSSYNDESIFPKFEFGYGLSYTSFQYSNLQMSKRKMKANEQIEVSVTITNTGKYDGEEIVQLYLRDKVGSIVRPIKELKDFQKISLKAGETKTIKFVISKEKLSFYNQQLQWVAEPGDFDVMIGASSRDIRLNDKFELIK, from the coding sequence ATGTTTAAAAACTACTTTCTTGCAGCTGTTCTGCTGCTCTTGTCTATCAGCCAGCTTGTAACTGTTGCTGCACAGAAAAAAACAATCAGTCAGAAAGTTGATTCCGTTTTAAAGCTGATGACACTGGAAGAAAAGATCGGCCAGATGAATCAGTATAATGACGATCATGTAGCAACCGGACCGGTAACGCCGGATAATAATAAAATAGGACAAATAAAAAATGGCCAGGTTGGTTCTTTATTAAACACAGTTGGTGTTGAACGTACAAGAAGCTGGCAGCAGATTGCCATGCAATCCCGTTTAAAAATCCCTTTACTGTTTGGACAGGATGTAATTCATGGATACAAAACAACGTTTCCAATTCCTTTGGCAGAAGCATGCAGCTGGGATCTTAATGCAATTCAACTGACTGCCAGAATTGCTGCAACAGAAGCAAGTGCTGCCGGTATTCACTGGACATTTGCACCCATGGTTGATATTGCCCGTGATCCACGCTGGGGAAGGGTTATGGAAGGTGCTGGTGAGGACACTTACCTCGGGTCGCAGATCGCCTATGCAAGAGTAAAAGGTTTCCAGGGAAATAAGTTAGGCGATATAAATGCTGTGATGGCTTGTGCCAAGCACTTTGCTGCTTATGGGGCAGCTATTGGTGGCAGAGATTATAATTCTGTTGACATGAGCGACAGAATGTTATGGGAAACATATCTTCCTCCATTCAAATCTGCATTAGATGCAGGTGCTGCTACTTTTATGAATTCATTTAATGATCTGAATGGAGTGCCTGCAACGGGAAATAAATATTTGCAAAGGGATATCTTAAAAGGCAAATGGGGCTTCAAAGGATTTGTTGTGAGTGATTGGGGGTCAATTGGAGAAATGATCAACCATGGTAATGTAAAGAATCAGTATGAAGCTGCATTGTCTGCAATTACCGCAGGCAGTGATATGGACATGGAAAGTCGCTGTTATAAAAACAGTTTGGTGCAATTGATTAAAGATGGTAAAGTGCCGATGGCTTTGATTGATGATGCAGTAAGAAGGATTCTGCGTAAGAAATTTGAACTCGGTTTGTTTGATGATCCGTATAAATTCTGTAACGAAGCAAGAGAACAGGCAGCATTAAATAATCCTGCGCATGTAAAAGTGGCTAGGGAAGCAGGAGCAAAAAGTATTGTGCTGCTGAAAAATCAAAATAACTTATTGCCTTTATCAAAGAACACAAAAACAATTGCATTCATCGGGCCATTGGTAAAAGCGGTGAAACAGAACAAAGGTTTCTGGGATGTGGAGGTACCCGGTGTTGATTCGAATTACATTGTAACACAATGGGAAGGGCTGCAGAATAAAGTGGGTTCGGGCACAATCTTATTGTATGCAAAAGGATGTGATATTGAAGGGACCAACAAAGATGGTTTTGCAGAAGCTGTTGCAATAGCAAAACAGTCAGATGTTGTGATCCTCAGCATTGGTGAAAGAAGAGATATGAGTGGTGAAGCAAAGAGCCGCAGTAATCTCAGTATTCCCGGTGTGCAGGAAGATTTACTGAAAGAATTACTGGCAACCGGTAAACCCGTTGTTGTACTGATCAATGCTGGCCGTCCGTTAGTATTTAATTATACAGCTGATAATGCACCGGCTATTTTATATACCTGGTGGCTGGGCAGTGAAGCAGGAAACGCTATTGCAGATGTTTTGTTTGGAGATTATAATCCTTCTGCAAAACTGGCCATGACTTTTCCACGCAGTGTTGGACAGATCCCGATTTATTACAGCTATTTTAATACAGGCCGTCCGGCAACAAACGACAGTAACCGGCATTATAATTCTTCTTATAACGATGAATCTATTTTTCCAAAGTTTGAATTTGGATATGGTTTAAGTTATACCAGCTTTCAATACAGCAATCTGCAGATGAGTAAGAGAAAAATGAAAGCCAATGAACAGATTGAAGTGTCTGTAACCATTACCAATACAGGAAAATACGACGGAGAAGAAATCGTTCAGTTGTATTTAAGAGATAAGGTTGGTTCAATCGTTAGACCAATCAAGGAGCTGAAGGATTTTCAGAAGATCAGTTTAAAGGCAGGTGAAACAAAAACCATCAAGTTTGTCATCAGTAAAGAAAAACTATCGTTCTATAATCAGCAACTGCAATGGGTAGCCGAACCCGGCGATTTTGATGTAATGATCGGTGCCTCATCAAGGGATATCAGGCTGAACGACAAATTTGAGCTGATTAAATAA
- a CDS encoding family 16 glycosylhydrolase: MRYLSVLLLFILVMGFSCKKKSSPTVDIAPTNLTLNAVVNTDNSGNVAFTASASNAVTYDYDYGNGIFQTVVSGIVTYKYPASGTYTVNVIAKSSTGKTISKSIQITVTVAVSLIWSEEFDVPGAPNPAKWGYDLGAGGWGNAEQQNYTNRADNVIVSNGTLKITAKAESYNGSAYTSARLLSKDKFSFKYGKVEVRAKLPIGLGTWPAIWMLGNNVSTAGWPACGEIDIMEHIGNQQNKIYGTLHHPGHSGGNGDGGTVTIPNVSTEFHKYSLDWSAATIKISVDDVPFFTFSNNSSLPFNQNFFIILNVAMGGTFGGTIDPAFSSSTLEIDYVRVYQ, encoded by the coding sequence ATGAGATATTTATCAGTTCTGTTATTATTTATACTGGTGATGGGCTTTTCCTGCAAAAAGAAAAGTTCACCGACGGTTGATATAGCACCGACAAATCTCACTCTGAACGCAGTTGTAAATACTGATAACAGCGGTAATGTTGCTTTTACAGCTTCTGCCAGCAATGCAGTTACATACGATTATGATTATGGTAACGGGATTTTCCAAACCGTTGTTTCAGGTATTGTAACATATAAGTACCCGGCTTCGGGTACTTATACTGTTAATGTGATTGCGAAAAGCAGCACAGGAAAAACGATATCTAAATCCATTCAGATTACTGTTACGGTTGCTGTTTCATTAATATGGTCGGAAGAATTTGATGTGCCTGGTGCACCTAATCCGGCAAAGTGGGGTTATGATCTTGGTGCTGGCGGTTGGGGAAATGCCGAACAGCAGAATTATACCAACAGAGCTGATAATGTAATTGTATCGAATGGCACATTAAAAATTACAGCAAAGGCAGAGAGCTATAACGGCAGCGCTTATACATCTGCAAGGTTATTATCGAAAGATAAATTTTCATTTAAGTATGGTAAGGTTGAAGTCAGAGCAAAGTTGCCAATAGGTTTGGGTACGTGGCCAGCTATCTGGATGTTGGGAAATAATGTTTCAACTGCCGGATGGCCCGCCTGTGGTGAGATAGATATTATGGAACATATCGGAAATCAGCAAAATAAAATATACGGTACATTACATCACCCAGGACACTCCGGTGGAAATGGAGATGGTGGTACGGTTACTATTCCAAATGTTTCAACAGAGTTTCATAAGTATTCCTTAGACTGGTCGGCAGCAACAATAAAGATTTCTGTAGATGATGTTCCTTTTTTTACGTTTAGCAACAACAGCAGTTTGCCATTCAATCAGAATTTTTTCATCATACTGAATGTTGCAATGGGCGGAACTTTTGGAGGAACAATTGATCCTGCTTTCAGCAGTTCAACATTGGAAATAGATTATGTAAGAGTTTATCAATAG
- a CDS encoding PKD domain-containing protein produces the protein MINNIKSIAVLFVAILIGFSSCKQESYSFGDIKTPSALTLTAVVVGTDVANPNGNGTGRVTITTTAASALTYKIDFGDGKSEVVPGGALTYKYTNPGTAEYTITVNAVGTGGAISTISKKVKVFVAFEIPAPIIAALTNGSSRVWVSDKDANGHFGVGPADAFAPIWYAAGPNSRDACSYDDEITFSKDANNNISMAIDNKGQSFSIGAATAFYGFSGGDACINLGTTGTKKLAFMDATSASTSANSTRIQFTVPGNGMIIFGTGGTTYEILELSATNMTLRSIGIDGNSWYQKLKVK, from the coding sequence ATGATAAATAATATAAAATCAATTGCTGTTCTTTTTGTTGCAATACTGATTGGTTTCAGCAGTTGTAAACAGGAAAGCTATTCCTTTGGAGATATTAAGACTCCTTCGGCACTTACTTTAACTGCTGTAGTAGTTGGAACAGATGTTGCCAATCCCAACGGAAATGGAACAGGAAGGGTAACCATTACCACAACAGCAGCAAGTGCATTAACGTACAAAATCGATTTTGGCGATGGTAAAAGTGAAGTTGTTCCCGGTGGTGCGTTGACATATAAGTACACCAATCCCGGAACTGCCGAATACACCATTACAGTAAATGCCGTAGGAACCGGTGGAGCCATTTCAACCATCAGCAAAAAGGTGAAAGTATTTGTTGCTTTTGAAATTCCTGCTCCGATTATTGCAGCATTAACAAACGGATCAAGCAGAGTATGGGTTTCTGACAAAGATGCCAACGGACATTTTGGTGTTGGACCGGCCGATGCGTTTGCTCCAATCTGGTATGCTGCAGGACCTAATTCAAGAGATGCCTGTTCATATGACGATGAGATTACTTTTTCAAAAGACGCCAATAATAATATATCAATGGCGATTGATAACAAAGGTCAATCTTTTTCTATTGGAGCTGCAACAGCATTTTACGGATTCAGCGGTGGTGATGCATGTATAAATCTTGGTACAACAGGAACAAAGAAACTGGCATTTATGGATGCAACTTCAGCATCTACCAGTGCTAATTCAACAAGAATTCAGTTTACTGTTCCCGGAAATGGAATGATCATTTTTGGTACAGGTGGAACAACGTATGAAATCCTGGAACTGTCAGCAACAAACATGACGCTGCGTAGTATTGGAATTGATGGTAACTCCTGGTATCAAAAATTAAAAGTGAAATAA
- a CDS encoding RagB/SusD family nutrient uptake outer membrane protein → MKKITIISLVLIVTMLASCKKWVDYNPHEDFRITELDYLKSETDYRTMAISVYTPIQWLNQTVPVGDIASDNAVSGGENASDVLSLQQIDDYTHTSVNSTLTEIWQAAYEGINRANYMHQYKAANLAGETVDFAGKDALYGEVYFLRAYYYFTLVKFFGDVPLFTDKRLGLTDSKSLTRAPKADVYKQIEADLTAAITVLPAIQTQKGRITKYAAQALLGKVYLYQNKFDAAATVLESVITANAFSLVTNFSSMFLAAGENGPESVFEIQYSNTSPYYNWGGVTRGQGNLSVQQCGIRGLNGTAAMPYAAGWSTNLPTQNLAAAYTAGDQRKSATVLDIEAYKTSNPSFNITYQVAPYKNTGLYNQKYLPRKGETSGQIELNFLNNFRTIRYADVLLMAAEANSKATAPNTTKAQTYLNLVRRRAFGDNLHDITSTGTALYQAILDERRLELAMEGERFFDLVRTGQAAGKITGFTAGKHEVFPIPQLEINISGLTQNTGY, encoded by the coding sequence ATGAAGAAAATAACTATAATAAGCCTGGTACTGATCGTAACCATGCTTGCTTCGTGCAAAAAATGGGTGGATTATAATCCACATGAGGATTTCAGGATTACAGAACTTGATTATTTGAAATCAGAGACTGATTACCGTACAATGGCAATCAGTGTGTACACTCCCATACAATGGCTGAATCAAACAGTACCTGTTGGTGATATTGCATCTGACAATGCTGTTAGCGGTGGCGAAAATGCATCAGATGTATTGTCTCTGCAACAGATCGATGATTATACACACACTTCTGTTAACTCAACCCTGACTGAAATATGGCAGGCCGCATACGAAGGAATTAACCGTGCCAATTACATGCATCAGTATAAAGCCGCAAATCTTGCCGGTGAAACTGTTGACTTTGCAGGTAAAGATGCATTGTATGGTGAAGTTTATTTTTTGAGAGCTTACTATTATTTCACTTTAGTTAAGTTCTTTGGCGATGTTCCATTGTTTACAGACAAACGCCTTGGACTAACAGATTCAAAGTCCTTAACAAGGGCGCCGAAGGCTGATGTGTACAAACAAATTGAAGCAGATTTAACTGCTGCAATTACTGTTTTACCGGCAATACAAACACAAAAGGGACGCATCACAAAATATGCTGCGCAGGCTTTATTGGGTAAAGTTTATTTGTATCAGAATAAGTTTGATGCTGCCGCAACTGTATTGGAAAGTGTAATTACAGCCAATGCATTCAGCCTCGTCACAAACTTTAGTTCAATGTTTTTAGCTGCCGGTGAAAATGGTCCTGAGTCTGTATTTGAAATTCAGTATTCCAATACTTCTCCTTATTATAATTGGGGAGGTGTTACAAGAGGACAGGGAAATCTTTCAGTTCAACAATGTGGCATCAGAGGTTTAAATGGTACTGCTGCTATGCCATATGCAGCAGGCTGGAGTACAAATTTACCAACCCAAAATTTAGCAGCTGCATATACTGCCGGTGATCAACGAAAATCAGCAACAGTACTTGATATTGAAGCTTATAAAACCTCAAACCCTTCTTTCAATATTACTTACCAGGTAGCTCCTTATAAAAATACCGGTTTGTATAATCAGAAGTATCTGCCAAGAAAAGGTGAAACATCCGGACAGATTGAATTGAACTTCCTGAATAATTTCAGAACAATCCGTTATGCTGATGTTTTGTTAATGGCAGCAGAAGCAAACAGCAAAGCAACAGCTCCAAATACAACAAAAGCACAAACCTATCTGAACCTGGTTCGTCGCCGTGCTTTCGGTGATAATCTGCATGATATTACATCAACAGGTACTGCTTTATACCAGGCAATACTTGATGAACGCAGACTTGAACTTGCAATGGAAGGAGAGCGTTTCTTTGACCTTGTTAGAACAGGACAGGCTGCAGGAAAAATCACCGGTTTTACAGCAGGTAAACATGAAGTGTTCCCGATTCCGCAACTGGAAATAAATATTTCCGGTTTAACACAAAATACCGGCTATTAA
- a CDS encoding SDR family oxidoreductase, which translates to MNLQLQDKVVIVTGGAKGIGKGIVEVLAKEGAIPVIVGRSATDNQLVVDEIEAAGGNAWQVCAELSIPEECEKAVNTVIEKFGRIEGLINNAGVNDGVGLETGDYKRFMESLHRNVVHYYLMAHFALPELKKSKGSIVNITSKTAETGQGNTSAYAAANGGRNALTREWAVELAKYSIRVNALVVAECYTPLYDKWIKTLPNPEQKLKEITSKIPFEQRFTTAEEIANMTVFLLSPVSSHTTGQLIYVDGGYVHLDRAMANA; encoded by the coding sequence ATGAATCTCCAGTTACAGGATAAAGTGGTTATTGTTACCGGTGGTGCCAAGGGAATTGGCAAAGGGATTGTTGAAGTGTTGGCAAAAGAAGGTGCAATTCCAGTTATTGTTGGCCGCAGTGCAACTGATAATCAATTAGTGGTTGATGAAATTGAAGCAGCAGGTGGTAATGCATGGCAGGTGTGTGCAGAACTGTCAATACCCGAAGAATGTGAGAAAGCGGTTAATACTGTCATTGAAAAGTTCGGAAGAATTGAAGGGCTCATTAACAATGCAGGAGTAAATGATGGAGTAGGTTTGGAAACAGGCGATTACAAACGGTTTATGGAAAGCCTGCATAGAAATGTAGTGCACTATTATTTGATGGCACATTTTGCATTGCCTGAGCTGAAAAAATCAAAAGGAAGCATTGTAAACATTACTTCCAAAACTGCAGAAACAGGACAAGGAAATACTTCAGCTTATGCAGCAGCAAATGGTGGCAGAAATGCATTAACCCGTGAGTGGGCAGTGGAACTTGCAAAATATTCTATTCGTGTAAATGCGTTGGTTGTTGCTGAATGTTATACTCCATTGTATGATAAATGGATTAAGACTCTACCGAATCCTGAACAGAAATTAAAAGAAATCACTTCTAAAATTCCATTTGAACAGCGGTTTACCACTGCAGAGGAAATTGCCAACATGACTGTATTCTTGTTGTCACCGGTATCAAGCCACACAACAGGTCAATTGATTTATGTTGATGGCGGATATGTTCACCTTGATCGTGCTATGGCAAATGCATAA